TTTTGTTGCCAACCCTGTTATATGAGGATCTGTTAATACATTTTTCACCACACTATGTATGCAATATATTTCAATGTAAGTGATTATTGGTTCTGACAGAATATGTGTCGAGAGAGAGTATTCTTATGGAGAGGGGTGTTCAATCTTTTACTGAACAGTTCTGAGGAGAATAGATTTAAAatgtttatgaatatgatatATAAATTAACAAAACTTTTACATATAAGCTGAATAAATTATGTTGAACGATGTGATTTTTATGCCCTATATGTCTACAAGTTAGTTTCATTTTCAGTTACATTTCACAATTTGGCATCATAAGATTCCCCATTTTGCAGATGGAGTGGTCTCAACCACAAATTCTAGGTGACTTGGTGACTCCTAGGGGAGGTCATGCTGGTATAACAATTAACGAGAATTGGTATATAGTTGGTGGTGGAGATAATCGTAATGGTATGTGCAACGTTATGTTACAAGTCTATTCAAAAGATACTTATATCCCTTGTTAATTCCACTGTTAGCTTCTCTTTTacaaaatttatatttgtttacagGTTGCCCAGAAACTCTGGTGCTAGATATGTCGAAGCTTGTTTGGTCAGTATTGACGAGTGTGAAGCAAAGAGATCCCCTTGCCAGTGAGGTCACTACTTTAGCCTTTATTATTGTACCTTTTGTATGCATTTTTGAGCCAGCTTGAGATTCATTTATGTCCTATTGCCACTACATTCTACCATCTATTTCTTCATTCTACTATGGAGTATAGGCTAAATCTGAAATTAATCATTTATCTTTCTTTCCCCCCTCTTAGTTATGTATAGTTTTAGTCTTGTTATGCACCATGTCTCTCTTCGTTTTCGTGAAGCATATATCTGAGGTGACTAAATAGCTGATGGACAAGTTGATCCATATGTGATGTATAAATGTATATTTTGAAAACAGGGAGTCAGTGTTTGCTCGGTGTTAATTGAAGGACAAAAGCATTTGGTTGCTTTTGGGGGCTACAACGGCAAATATAGCAATGAGGTATATAATATTTTCAGTATTACAATTTTAGCCAGTGGAATTATTCTTTACCTGACGCATTTAAAGTGGGTCATATCCGTTGAGTTAGGAACATACACATTTCACACAATGCATTGATTGAATAATTTCCATATAAAGGCAAATGTAGAGATATTGAATTAGGGAAaatattaaggaaaaaaaaagtaCTCTGGTCATTGTCCACTTCCCAGTAGAAAATTATTTCCTTGACATCATAGCTGCATAGTATTGGCGTTTTGAATGGGGATAGTTTTTTTCTACTGTGGTAAAAGAGTGGCATTTCTTGAAGGGTGAGGTCAATTACTCCTTTTTTCTTTTAATGGTCAATCTTTGTTTTGGGAAAGAAAGGGATTTAAGTTGGGTTAAGGACCAATTCTTTTCACGAGGGTTACAAATGCGGCCTCGGGCAGCTGAATAAAATTATTTACTCTTTCAATAAGCTACATGCTAGTAGCATTGGCATTCTGTAAGAGGATAATTAGAGGAAAGGTGCCGGTCATATTTTTAAGAGGATAAGGAGTTATCTGAGAGAGTAGTAAAGATATATGACATCTTATTGTCATTTAAGGAATTTGGGGTTTTCTGCCTGGAACAGGAAATTGACTTTAAGCATATAATGACCAGGAGATGGAATCAGTCAGATACCTTGGTGTTTTTCTACCCCCCTCAAGcaatgttttctttttttttaaaaaaaaaattattgtactTTTTGAAGACAATAATGGTATTACATCCTGTTTTTCTGCATATGTTTTAAACATTCaatctttattttaattcatTAGTCCATTTGTGTCATTTACTTCTTAAGaaggcttttgaatcattctccGCCAAAAGCTCCTAATATTAGATTCTTAATCCTGAGTGTATTCCACCGCTGATTTTTGTCCAAGTGTTCAGAAGACATTTATTATCCATAGTCTGTGCCTGTCATTTTATTTTCCATAATTTTGTTAACCTGGCTGCCTTTATCTATAGGTTTTTGTTTTGAGACCCAAACCAACAGATTTGTCACGGCCCAAGATTTTGCAGTCACCTGCAGCTGCTGCAGCTGCAGCTTCTGTGACTGCTGCTTATGCCTTGAGCAAGAATGAAAAAATGGATTTCGTAGTTGCAGAGTCAAACTCCAAGAGAATTGAAAACAATATTTTgaggaaagatttaaagattgaGATTGAGGCAGTTAAAGCAGAAAAAAATGTGTTGGAGTTGTCACTCGCAGAAGTTAGAGCTGAAAATTCTAAGTTGGGAGGGGCGGTTGAAGAAATCAATAGTACTCATGGCGAGTTGGTGAAGGTATTTTTTACTAAGAAAATTATTTGCAAAATATGTTCAATTTCTACCCTGCTGTTGTAAAATTCGTTGTACTAAATGTCTTCTTTCAGGAACTACATTCAGTCCAGGGCCAACTGGTGTCTGAGAGATCAAGATGCTTTAAACTCGAGGTTTCTGTTTTCTTCATTTAACAAAAAAACTTGATCCTGCTTTATTATTGGATGGTGTCTTGGAAATTAAGCTTCGCTATTGAAATTTGAACTTTCCAGGCCCAAATCAACGAATTACAAAAGATGCTGGAATCTATGCAATCTATTGAGGATGAAGTACAAGAACTCCGGAACCAAAAGTCAGCATTCGAACGGGATATGGAGCTCACTTCGGCTCCTCAGAGGCAAGGTTCTGGTGGTGTTTGGCGGTGGATTGCTGGGAGCGATGCTTAAAAGCTTTTATCAAGGCCTACATATTGAAGGTTGTTAAATCTAGTTATCTTTTGAGAAGTTCAGGCTGATCGCTCCAGTTGTATATTTGAAGAACCTGTGGTTTTCATGAATATTGGTTCTCTGAGGTGCTTTTTTGCCCTCTTGCTGAAGTGAGATTTTTGGGGAGACGGCACTAAATTGGGTAAATGAACGCTCGAACtatacaacattttttttcttcttcttcttcataaaatCCTACTTACTTTCCCGTTCTGTTGCTTTT
This genomic interval from Humulus lupulus chromosome 8, drHumLupu1.1, whole genome shotgun sequence contains the following:
- the LOC133797871 gene encoding acyl-CoA-binding domain-containing protein 4; amino-acid sequence: MGIVENNNWQSVLGNDQWVALPVSGPRPSARYKHAAVVADEKLYIAGGSRNGRYLSDVQVFDFGDLKWSNIKLKTNVDKLEDSDSQEALSPISGHNMIKWGNKLLLLGGLSKKFSDEVIVWFIDLDTHLCGIMETSGKVPVARAGQSTTLVGSRVIMFGGEDRSRRLLNDVNVLDLETMTWDVLETTQTSPAPRFDHTAAIHADHYLLIFGGCSHASFFNDLHVLDLQSMEWSQPQILGDLVTPRGGHAGITINENWYIVGGGDNRNGCPETLVLDMSKLVWSVLTSVKQRDPLASEGVSVCSVLIEGQKHLVAFGGYNGKYSNEVFVLRPKPTDLSRPKILQSPAAAAAAASVTAAYALSKNEKMDFVVAESNSKRIENNILRKDLKIEIEAVKAEKNVLELSLAEVRAENSKLGGAVEEINSTHGELVKELHSVQGQLVSERSRCFKLEAQINELQKMLESMQSIEDEVQELRNQKSAFERDMELTSAPQRQGSGGVWRWIAGSDA